In Rhodospirillum rubrum ATCC 11170, a genomic segment contains:
- a CDS encoding TrkH family potassium uptake protein, translated as MSLRGSQLGTSRGLMLGGIDLAPVLMVLGLLLSGLGLSMLAPALVDLVVENRDWRAFLGSSVITLFCGMMLTLANWRMPLRFNIRQGFLMTALAWLTMSLFGSMPFMLATTGLDFAGAFFESVSGLTTTGATVISGLEHQPPGILFWRCLLHWIGGIGIIGMAIALLPALRVGGMQLFRTESSDTSEKGMNRIGELGLAITAVYLTLTVVIALGYIAVGMSVFDAICHAFGTVSTGGFSNWDTSLGHLDAAGLWMSTVGMMLGAMPFVLYVQVARGRPMDVVRDPQVQALTGFLVACWLVMALWQSLENGRPFLDALTASAFNITSVVTTTGYASEDYTLWGGFPQLFFFMITFAGGCTGSTSGGIKMFRYQVAYKVLSANIRRRYMPNAVIVSTYGGRAIDEDVAVSVVLFFFATGATTAIIALALTMVGLDWVTALTGTAAAIANVGPGLGTIVGPAGNYATLPDSAKWLLSLAMLMGRLEFFTLLVLFSRDFWKS; from the coding sequence ATGAGCCTGAGGGGAAGCCAACTCGGCACCAGCCGGGGCCTGATGCTGGGGGGGATCGATCTCGCCCCGGTGCTGATGGTCCTTGGGCTGCTGCTGTCGGGCCTCGGGCTCTCGATGCTGGCGCCGGCCTTGGTCGATCTGGTGGTTGAAAACCGCGACTGGCGGGCGTTCCTCGGCTCTTCGGTGATCACGCTGTTTTGCGGGATGATGCTGACCCTGGCCAATTGGCGGATGCCGCTGCGCTTCAATATCCGCCAGGGCTTCCTGATGACCGCCCTGGCTTGGCTGACCATGTCGCTGTTTGGCTCCATGCCGTTCATGCTGGCGACCACCGGGCTTGATTTCGCCGGGGCGTTTTTTGAGAGCGTTTCGGGATTGACCACCACCGGGGCGACGGTGATCAGCGGCCTGGAGCATCAGCCGCCGGGGATCTTGTTCTGGCGCTGCCTGCTGCATTGGATCGGCGGCATCGGCATCATCGGCATGGCCATCGCCCTGCTGCCGGCGCTGCGCGTCGGCGGCATGCAGCTGTTCCGCACCGAAAGCTCCGATACCAGCGAAAAGGGCATGAACCGCATCGGCGAATTGGGGCTGGCGATCACCGCCGTCTATCTGACGCTGACCGTGGTCATCGCCTTGGGCTATATCGCCGTCGGCATGTCGGTTTTCGACGCCATCTGCCACGCCTTCGGCACGGTGTCGACCGGCGGCTTTTCGAATTGGGACACCTCGCTTGGCCATCTCGACGCCGCCGGGCTGTGGATGTCGACGGTGGGCATGATGTTGGGCGCCATGCCCTTCGTGCTCTATGTGCAGGTGGCGCGCGGCCGGCCGATGGATGTGGTGCGCGATCCCCAGGTCCAGGCTTTGACCGGCTTTCTGGTCGCCTGCTGGTTGGTCATGGCCCTGTGGCAGAGCCTGGAGAACGGCCGGCCCTTCCTTGATGCCCTGACCGCCTCGGCCTTCAACATCACCTCGGTGGTGACGACGACGGGCTACGCCTCGGAGGATTACACCCTGTGGGGCGGCTTCCCGCAGTTGTTCTTTTTCATGATCACCTTCGCCGGCGGCTGCACCGGATCGACCTCGGGCGGCATCAAGATGTTCCGCTATCAGGTGGCCTATAAGGTTCTCAGCGCCAATATCCGCCGGCGCTATATGCCCAATGCGGTCATCGTCTCGACCTATGGCGGGCGGGCGATCGACGAGGACGTGGCGGTGTCGGTGGTGCTGTTCTTCTTCGCCACCGGGGCGACGACGGCGATCATCGCCCTGGCGCTGACCATGGTCGGCCTGGATTGGGTGACGGCCCTGACCGGGACGGCGGCGGCGATCGCCAATGTCGGTCCGGGACTCGGTACCATCGTCGGCCCGGCGGGCAATTACGCCACCTTGCCCGATAGCGCGAAATGGCTGCTGTCGCTGGCCATGCTGATGGGGCGGCTGGAATTCTTCACCCTTCTTGTGCTTTTCAGCCGCGACTTCTGGAAATCCTGA